A window of Ranitomeya variabilis isolate aRanVar5 chromosome 2, aRanVar5.hap1, whole genome shotgun sequence contains these coding sequences:
- the CCDC120 gene encoding coiled-coil domain-containing protein 120 isoform X2 produces the protein MEVKGPCGISTSGGALFEASSKQRAQLISDLGEKQRDLQESLRQKVHELRRLCLQEAELTGQVPPEYPLEYGERPPVITRKQRAFRVSAATVTRAEEVQLERLERDFALQLQMSEAARKLSLAAEQSAELTLEQRRKRRLVYLDALRRLQELEEQSNNLRRKLGLRPTHRVPHSLLDEAYQSECSSLSESASHDDILSSTMRPSPPRLTEHSRAVSSSPERRVGWKASPVELYCEVHNRRNSMASVASPTRSFPRSLSSLEGRSVPATPILSRNACSSSALRSDGSGLSQRQWTGSQDSQVGFSSDRPNIHSTRSRRSNSSEALIERPPPTETQGKPSFKSSEALSERPQPGVAPSHHQQRGARSPDPRTPNANPRLPYEDILLDYYMERQQQQQQRGWVEPDGHWWVEPEAPWWADPDGTSHYSRRDGYYEGYPGSPALRSRAETQQRRNVGRNKSCGPHLTDTSHFQQPWHSDGFQQRPAAQVSHPGPRSRSQPRAPPPETMERNVHKALALEGLRDWYLRNSAAPAGVQRGPIPPHMQYPRYYRPGYHDGHYQAGSPLPHSISFTGAPMHGRHFSEYVDEDLYNPSSAITRTQGQRSAEGTPPGTLV, from the exons GAGCTGACGGGGCAGGTCCCCCCGGAGTACCCCTTGGAGTATGGCGAGAGACCCCCAGTCATCACAAGGAAGCAGAGAGCCTTTCGAGTGAGCGCCGCCACTGTAACCAGAGCAGAG GAGGTCCAGCTTGAGCGTTTGGAGAGGGACTTTGCTCTGCAGCTGCAGATGTCTGAGGCGGCCCGGAAGCTGAGCTTGGCAGCTGAGCAGAGCGCGGAGCTGACGCTGGAGCAGCGCAGGAAGCGCAGGCTGGTGTATCTGGATGCACTACGTAGACTGCAGGAGTTAGAGGAGCAGAGCAACAACCTGCGCAGGAAGCTGGGCTTGAGACCCACACACAGGGTGCCGCACAGTCTGCTGG ATGAAGCGTACCAATCCGAATGCAGCTCGTTATCGGAGAGTGCCAGCCACG ATGACATCCTATCATCCACAATGCGACCGTCTCCTCCTCGATTGACTGAACACTCCCGAGCTGTCTCCAGCAGTCCGGAGAGAAGAGTCGGATGGAAAGCGTCACCTGTAGAGCTGTACTGTGAAGTCCACAACCGGCGCAACTCCATGGCGAGCGTGGCAAG TCCCACTAGGTCGTTCCCTCGGAGTCTGTCCAGTCTAGAGGGCCGAAGTGTCCCCGCCACCCCCATTTTGAGCCGTAATGCCTGCAGCAGCTCTGCCCTAAG GTCAGACGGCTCAGGACTTTCTCAGAGACAGTGGACTGGGAGTCAGGACTCTCAGGTGGGCTTCTCCAGTGATCGCCCAAATATCCATTCCACACGGAGCCGTCGCAGTAACAGCTCGGAAGCTTTGATTGAGAGACCACCTCCTACAGAGACCCAGGGAAAACCGTCCTTCAAAAGTTCTGAAGCTCTAAGTGAGCGCCCACAGCCTGGCGTGGCGCCCTCGCATCACCAGCAACGGGGGGCAAGATCTCCTGATCCCCGGACACCTAACGCCAATCCTCGGCTTCCTTATGAAGATATTTTGCTGGATTATTACATGGAAcgacagcagcaacagcagcagcgagGGTGGGTGGAACCGGATGGTCACTGGTGGGTAGAACCCGAAGCTCCTTGGTGGGCAGATCCAGACGGCACCAGCCATTACTCGCGTCGGGATGGTTATTATGAGGGGTATCCAGGAAGTCCTGCCCTGAGGAGCCGCGCTGAAACTCAACAGCGCAGGAATGTAGGCCGCAACAAGTCTTGTGGCCCCCATTTGACTGATACATCACACTTTCAGCAGCCTTGGCACTCTGATGGCTTCCAACAACGCCCTGCGGCTCAGGTTTCCCATCCGGGTCCGCGATCTCGAAGCCAACCGCGCGCTCCGCCACCTGAGACTATGGAGAGGAATGTGCATAAAGCTTTGGCCCTGGAGGGACTTCGGGACTGGTACCTTCGCAATTCAGCTGCCCCGGCTGGAGTGCAAAGGGGCCCTATCCCCCCGCACATGCAGTATCCGAGATACTATCGGCCCGGATACCACGATGGACACTATCAGGCTGGATCCCCTCTTCCACACTCCATCAGTTTCACTGGGGCCCCAATGCATGGCAG ACACTTTTCAGAGTACGTTGATGAAGATTTGTACAACCCGTCCTCTGCGATCACCCGGACGCAAGGACAGCGGTCGGCGGAGGGCACGCCGCCTGGAACTTTAGTCTGA
- the CCDC120 gene encoding coiled-coil domain-containing protein 120 isoform X1: MEVKGPCGISTSGGALFEASSKQRAQLISDLGEKQRDLQESLRQKVHELRRLCLQEAELTGQVPPEYPLEYGERPPVITRKQRAFRVSAATVTRAESNPDALCRQEVQLERLERDFALQLQMSEAARKLSLAAEQSAELTLEQRRKRRLVYLDALRRLQELEEQSNNLRRKLGLRPTHRVPHSLLDEAYQSECSSLSESASHDDILSSTMRPSPPRLTEHSRAVSSSPERRVGWKASPVELYCEVHNRRNSMASVASPTRSFPRSLSSLEGRSVPATPILSRNACSSSALRSDGSGLSQRQWTGSQDSQVGFSSDRPNIHSTRSRRSNSSEALIERPPPTETQGKPSFKSSEALSERPQPGVAPSHHQQRGARSPDPRTPNANPRLPYEDILLDYYMERQQQQQQRGWVEPDGHWWVEPEAPWWADPDGTSHYSRRDGYYEGYPGSPALRSRAETQQRRNVGRNKSCGPHLTDTSHFQQPWHSDGFQQRPAAQVSHPGPRSRSQPRAPPPETMERNVHKALALEGLRDWYLRNSAAPAGVQRGPIPPHMQYPRYYRPGYHDGHYQAGSPLPHSISFTGAPMHGRHFSEYVDEDLYNPSSAITRTQGQRSAEGTPPGTLV; encoded by the exons GAGCTGACGGGGCAGGTCCCCCCGGAGTACCCCTTGGAGTATGGCGAGAGACCCCCAGTCATCACAAGGAAGCAGAGAGCCTTTCGAGTGAGCGCCGCCACTGTAACCAGAGCAGAG AGTAACCCGGATGCTCTCTGCCGGCAGGAGGTCCAGCTTGAGCGTTTGGAGAGGGACTTTGCTCTGCAGCTGCAGATGTCTGAGGCGGCCCGGAAGCTGAGCTTGGCAGCTGAGCAGAGCGCGGAGCTGACGCTGGAGCAGCGCAGGAAGCGCAGGCTGGTGTATCTGGATGCACTACGTAGACTGCAGGAGTTAGAGGAGCAGAGCAACAACCTGCGCAGGAAGCTGGGCTTGAGACCCACACACAGGGTGCCGCACAGTCTGCTGG ATGAAGCGTACCAATCCGAATGCAGCTCGTTATCGGAGAGTGCCAGCCACG ATGACATCCTATCATCCACAATGCGACCGTCTCCTCCTCGATTGACTGAACACTCCCGAGCTGTCTCCAGCAGTCCGGAGAGAAGAGTCGGATGGAAAGCGTCACCTGTAGAGCTGTACTGTGAAGTCCACAACCGGCGCAACTCCATGGCGAGCGTGGCAAG TCCCACTAGGTCGTTCCCTCGGAGTCTGTCCAGTCTAGAGGGCCGAAGTGTCCCCGCCACCCCCATTTTGAGCCGTAATGCCTGCAGCAGCTCTGCCCTAAG GTCAGACGGCTCAGGACTTTCTCAGAGACAGTGGACTGGGAGTCAGGACTCTCAGGTGGGCTTCTCCAGTGATCGCCCAAATATCCATTCCACACGGAGCCGTCGCAGTAACAGCTCGGAAGCTTTGATTGAGAGACCACCTCCTACAGAGACCCAGGGAAAACCGTCCTTCAAAAGTTCTGAAGCTCTAAGTGAGCGCCCACAGCCTGGCGTGGCGCCCTCGCATCACCAGCAACGGGGGGCAAGATCTCCTGATCCCCGGACACCTAACGCCAATCCTCGGCTTCCTTATGAAGATATTTTGCTGGATTATTACATGGAAcgacagcagcaacagcagcagcgagGGTGGGTGGAACCGGATGGTCACTGGTGGGTAGAACCCGAAGCTCCTTGGTGGGCAGATCCAGACGGCACCAGCCATTACTCGCGTCGGGATGGTTATTATGAGGGGTATCCAGGAAGTCCTGCCCTGAGGAGCCGCGCTGAAACTCAACAGCGCAGGAATGTAGGCCGCAACAAGTCTTGTGGCCCCCATTTGACTGATACATCACACTTTCAGCAGCCTTGGCACTCTGATGGCTTCCAACAACGCCCTGCGGCTCAGGTTTCCCATCCGGGTCCGCGATCTCGAAGCCAACCGCGCGCTCCGCCACCTGAGACTATGGAGAGGAATGTGCATAAAGCTTTGGCCCTGGAGGGACTTCGGGACTGGTACCTTCGCAATTCAGCTGCCCCGGCTGGAGTGCAAAGGGGCCCTATCCCCCCGCACATGCAGTATCCGAGATACTATCGGCCCGGATACCACGATGGACACTATCAGGCTGGATCCCCTCTTCCACACTCCATCAGTTTCACTGGGGCCCCAATGCATGGCAG ACACTTTTCAGAGTACGTTGATGAAGATTTGTACAACCCGTCCTCTGCGATCACCCGGACGCAAGGACAGCGGTCGGCGGAGGGCACGCCGCCTGGAACTTTAGTCTGA